Proteins from one Telopea speciosissima isolate NSW1024214 ecotype Mountain lineage chromosome 1, Tspe_v1, whole genome shotgun sequence genomic window:
- the LOC122641436 gene encoding protein FAR-RED ELONGATED HYPOCOTYL 1-like translates to MDEDIIGTSNSTIVNSFHDYKVTQATVFNLNKKRKLENDQLCVPQSKYKFGCKRSGCENEQPIEEESDGNEMRKGKRVAELDENENTLEPEYPSPTFTYMQSCTSSGSCSSNSMKETLHYSRIINKEPNNVYREDQEIVTGVAEFNRSNVMGRLQFGKKAQLLEDQLEQFEEYAKELDDMIICSKGPSETDHFMLSSGKWCINQEEQEEPRGPTIDQEFEQYFSTLLL, encoded by the exons ATGGATGAAGATATTATCGGGACCTCAAATTCGACTATTGTTAACAG CTTCCATGACTACAAGGTAACCCAAGCCACAGTTTTTAATTTGAACAAGAAAAGGAAGTTGGAAAATGATCAGTTATGCGTTCCCCAATCAAAGTATAAGTTTGGGTGCAAAAGGTCTGGTTGTGAAAATGAACAACCaatagaagaagaatcagaTGGAAACGAGATGAGGAAGGGAAAAAGAGTAGCAGAGCTTGATGAGAATGAGAACACGCTTGAACCCGAATATCCCTCACCGACGTTCACCTATATGCAATCCTGCACATCGTCAGGTAGCTGTAGCAGCAACAGTATGAAGGAAACACTCCATTACAGCAGAATCATTAATAAGGAACCTAATAATGTCTATAGAGAGGACCAAGAGATTGTCACTGGAGTTGCAGAATTCAATCGTTCTAACGTTATGGGTCGATTGCAGTTCGGCAAAAAAGCTCAACTCTTAGAAGACCAGCTCGAACAATTTGAAGAATATGCCAAGGAACTTGATGACATGATAATCTGCTCCAAAGGACCATCGGAAACAGATCATTTCATGCTATCTTCTGGAAAATGGTGCATCAACCAAG AGGAACAAGAAGAGCCTAGGGGACCAACCATTGATCAAGAATTTGAGCAGTATTTTTCAACATTACTGCtttaa